GGTCCTGGGTGACCAGGTCGGCCTTCTCGGTCGCGTCGATGCGCTCGCGCAGCCGGCCGATGGCGTCCTGGAGGGACTCCACCATCACCCGCACGGCGTCCGAGTCGCGCACCCAGCCCTCCTTGGGGGCGGGCAGGGTGAAGGCCTTGGCGATGGTCTCGGGCCGGCCGTCCGGCGGGACGCCGAGCGCCGCGGACCGCTCCGCCACCGTGTCGGCGAAGTTCCGCGCGGCCGAGACCACCTCGTCGAGCTGGAGGTGGATCGACCGGAACCGCGGTCCGACGATGTTCCAGTGCGCCTGCTTCCCGATCAGCGAGAGTCCGAGCAGATCCACCAGCGTGTCCTGGAGTGCCTCGCACGAGACCCGGCCGGCCTCGTCGGACAGTGTGCTGCGCACAGCCGTCATAGGGCGCTTCTCCTTCTCGCGTCGTGCGTCGTGTTCCGGAGCAGTGCGTCGCGCTCCTCCTCGCAGGTCCCGCCCCACACGCCCGCGGCCTGGCCACTGCTCAGCGCGAAGCTCAGGCACTGGTCGGTCACCGGGCAGCGCGCGCAGATCCGCTTCGCGGCCGCGACGTCCCGCAGGGCCGGACCTGCCGTGCCCACGGGGAAGAACAACTCGGGGTCCTCGTCCACACAGGCGGCGCTCCGCAACCACTCCATGAACGCGCGGGTGCCCAGGGCACACTGGTGCAAACCGCGACGTGCGACGGACGCGGGCGGTCCCGGAACGGCGACCTGGCCTGCGACAACGCCCTCCTGGACCCGCGGGACCCGCAGAAATCTTCTCAGGCGGTGGCCGAGGGGCTAAGATTCGAAACTAGCGGTGCTAATTAATCTGCGGTGTGTGAGGAGTCCTCCCGTGCGTCCCGTCCACTTCGCGGCCGCCCGCCGCACCCCCATCGGCAAGCTGCGCGGCTCCCTGTCGCCGGTACGGCCCGACGACCTCGCCGCGACCGTCGTCCGCGCCCTGGTCGGCGAGGTACCCGCGCTGGACCCGGCCCGCGTCGACGACGTCTACTGGGGCGCCGCCAACCAGGCCGGCGAGGACAACCGCAACGTCGCCCGCATGGCCGCGCTGCTGGCCGGCCTCCCCGAGTCCGTGCCCGGCGCCACCGTCAACCGGCTCTGCGCCTCGGGCCTGGAGGCCGTGACCACGGCAGCCCGCACTATCGCCGCCGGCGAGGCCGACATCGTGATCGCGGGCGGCTCCGAGTCGATGAGCCGCGCCCCCTTCGTCCTGCCCCGCCCCGACGAGGCCCTGCCGCACCGCATCGAGACCGTGGACACCCGCCTCGGCTGGCGCCTGGTCAACCCCGCGATGCGCGACCTGCACGGCCTGCTCTCCATGGGCGAGACGGCGGAGGAGGTCGCCGCGCGCTACGGCATCCCACGCGAACGCCAGGACGAATTCGCCCTGCGCAGCCACCAACGCGCCGCCCTCGCCCGGAAGAACGGCCACTTCGACGACGAACTCCTGCCCGTGGAACGCCCCGACGGGGTGGTCGTCGACACCGACGAGTGCGTCCGCGAGGACACCTCGTACGAGAAGCTGTCCCGGCTGAAGCCGGTCTTC
The genomic region above belongs to Streptomyces coeruleorubidus and contains:
- a CDS encoding Dps family protein, producing the protein MTAVRSTLSDEAGRVSCEALQDTLVDLLGLSLIGKQAHWNIVGPRFRSIHLQLDEVVSAARNFADTVAERSAALGVPPDGRPETIAKAFTLPAPKEGWVRDSDAVRVMVESLQDAIGRLRERIDATEKADLVTQDLLISITAELEKQRWMFDAENFPRGG
- a CDS encoding WhiB family transcriptional regulator, producing MEWLRSAACVDEDPELFFPVGTAGPALRDVAAAKRICARCPVTDQCLSFALSSGQAAGVWGGTCEEERDALLRNTTHDARRRSAL
- a CDS encoding thiolase family protein; the protein is MRPVHFAAARRTPIGKLRGSLSPVRPDDLAATVVRALVGEVPALDPARVDDVYWGAANQAGEDNRNVARMAALLAGLPESVPGATVNRLCASGLEAVTTAARTIAAGEADIVIAGGSESMSRAPFVLPRPDEALPHRIETVDTRLGWRLVNPAMRDLHGLLSMGETAEEVAARYGIPRERQDEFALRSHQRAALARKNGHFDDELLPVERPDGVVVDTDECVREDTSYEKLSRLKPVFREGGTVTAGNASPMNDGAAGLLLVSEDALRELGLESLGRYVAGASAGVHPDVMGIGPVPATRKALTRAGWDIGDLEEAEFNEAFAAQALACVDQLGIDPDLVNPSGGAIALGHPLGCSGARILTTLLHRMRRTGAGRGLATMCVGVGQGSAVLVER